One segment of Castanea sativa cultivar Marrone di Chiusa Pesio chromosome 3, ASM4071231v1 DNA contains the following:
- the LOC142629397 gene encoding putative transmembrane ascorbate ferrireductase 3: MDRSEYYGAASRLTYVAHFFGITALILILIWLLHYRGGLNYESNNPDLVFNVHPFLMFFSLIFLGGEAMMAYKTVGAAHHVKKTVHMLLHLLAIVLAIVGISAAFKYHDMIYKEDVYSLHSWIGITTICMFCLQWVFGFFTFMFPKASIPTRNKFKPWHLCGGRALLYMAICAALTGLLEKSTFLQLSPHQHESRLLNFTGLAILFFGIFVDLSVALGYYTLYSNY, encoded by the exons ATGGACAGATCAGAATACTATGGCGCAGCCTCTCGATTAACTTATGTGGCACACTTTTTTGGCATTACGGCTTTAATTCTCATTCTTATTTGGTTGTTGCATTATCGGGGGGGCCTGAATTATGAATCTAACAATCCAGACCTAgttttcaat GTTCACCCATTTCTTATGTTCtttagtttgatttttcttGGTGGTGAAG CAATGATGGCATACAAAACAGTAGGTGCAGCACATCACGTTAAGAAAACAGTTCACATGCTACTTCACTTGCTTGCTATAGTTCTTGCCATTGTTGGGATAAGCGCTGCTTTCAAGTACCATGACATGATATACAAGGAAGATGTGTATAGCTTGCATTCATGGATTGGCATAACAACTATCTGCATGTTTTGTTTGCAG TGGGTGTTTGGTTTCTTTACATTCATGTTTCCAAAAGCTTCAATTCCaacaagaaataaatttaaGCCATGGCATTTGTGTGGGGGAAGGGCACTCTTATACATGGCAATATGCGCAGCTCTCACAGGGCTGTTGGAGAAGTCTACTTTCCTGCAGCTCTCGCCACATCAACATGAATCGCGTTTGCTCAACTTTACTGGACTGGCCATTTTATTCTTTGGCATCTTTGTTGATCTCTCGGTTGCTCTTGGTTATTATACTCTGTATAGTAATTATTAG